One part of the Desulfonatronum thioautotrophicum genome encodes these proteins:
- a CDS encoding phosphonoacetaldehyde reductase gives MYADEWSFHHPGKIFSGRNCIENFLRLHAHDGGQTLIITTRGAIKRGYIKKIQDHIQKDNVCVWDQVKPNPGLDDLDRTTNELRNFKISSIIALGGGSVLDTAKTLSLTLPCVKDNLLHRHFRHKEKLQLDKKISLTAIPTTSGSGAEVTPFATIWDLTACKKYSLNHPLLYPEYVLLKPEFCVSLPRMQTLYSGLDLISHALDSLWNINSNSITQSFAFQALNLANKSFVTVLDNPDDIAGRNDMQHASLLAGLAISQTKTAIAHSISYPLTSHYKIPHGLACSFTLPALLQRNRVFLNKIQSSELFEKTAAMLNTIDMAGHVKKYADEDSIIILVEKMLSSERAGNYLMKIDSNYILGILKQSFDRIQ, from the coding sequence GTGTATGCTGATGAATGGTCTTTTCATCATCCTGGCAAGATATTCTCAGGAAGAAATTGCATTGAGAATTTCTTAAGGTTGCATGCACATGATGGTGGTCAAACACTTATCATAACTACCAGAGGTGCCATAAAAAGGGGATACATCAAAAAAATTCAAGATCACATCCAAAAGGATAATGTTTGTGTATGGGATCAGGTCAAACCAAACCCTGGCCTGGATGATCTGGACAGAACTACCAATGAACTGCGAAATTTCAAAATTTCATCCATTATTGCCTTGGGAGGCGGAAGTGTTCTGGATACAGCCAAAACACTCAGTCTAACCTTGCCCTGTGTAAAAGATAATCTCCTGCACAGACATTTCAGACATAAGGAGAAGTTACAGCTTGACAAAAAAATCAGTTTGACAGCCATACCCACGACATCAGGTTCAGGTGCGGAAGTCACCCCCTTTGCCACAATTTGGGACTTAACTGCCTGTAAAAAATATTCCCTGAACCACCCTCTTTTGTATCCAGAATATGTACTCCTCAAGCCTGAATTCTGCGTAAGTCTGCCTCGGATGCAGACACTGTATTCGGGTCTGGACCTGATATCCCATGCATTGGATTCATTATGGAATATTAACAGTAATTCCATAACACAAAGCTTTGCTTTCCAGGCGCTGAATCTAGCCAACAAATCATTCGTAACTGTGCTGGATAATCCTGATGACATTGCCGGCAGAAATGACATGCAACACGCATCTCTATTAGCAGGGCTTGCCATCAGCCAGACCAAAACAGCCATTGCCCATTCGATTTCATATCCTTTGACATCTCATTATAAAATTCCGCACGGATTGGCTTGCTCTTTTACATTGCCTGCCTTGTTGCAGAGAAATCGAGTTTTTTTAAATAAAATTCAATCATCAGAGCTATTCGAAAAAACAGCAGCAATGCTAAATACAATAGATATGGCAGGCCATGTCAAAAAGTATGCTGATGAAGACTCAATAATTATCCTTGTTGAGAAAATGTTGTCTTCTGAACGGGCTGGAAACTATTTAATGAAGATTGACTCTAATTATATCCTCGGAATACTGAAGCAATCCTTTGACCGGATTCAATGA
- a CDS encoding ATP-binding protein, with amino-acid sequence MARIIIPKGPDRPYATSRDRYLVRLMENLGYMDRLGRGLPMVCQEAQKLNKSVTFEEAGEMFRVVLQL; translated from the coding sequence GTGGCCCGGATCATCATCCCCAAGGGCCCGGACCGTCCCTACGCCACATCCCGCGACCGCTATCTGGTCCGGCTGATGGAAAACCTGGGCTACATGGACCGGCTGGGGCGCGGATTGCCCATGGTCTGCCAGGAGGCCCAAAAATTGAACAAGTCGGTTACGTTTGAGGAGGCCGGGGAGATGTTTCGCGTGGTTCTGCAACTCTAA
- a CDS encoding glycosyltransferase codes for MPHDITTILRQHRSFGYPDPTWFIWAANQIFQGLSRIPEKGQPSLEQQAGLPIAMGMLRQAAIFSPYDRNLFALLFQLHAVQPESTSLTSWHRWADGQVRDLGLCPHPQAVTAVESLGGELDGMLDRLQQVPPVPEYFLLLQELWRLGETNPLLEHIQRFMHLPGAAPACPVLALAAWRAGAIDLARHLRNQSPPCFLIHLMEAELAWDRGDVDTAEKYWLDSLNLEPLQPTLILKLSSARRPPPSPALTQEARVHVAFYTFNKLNITLETLQSLLESNIGNAGITLLNNGSTQFSPEELAAGVDAVRQGRPVDLLHLPTNIGAPAARNWLRTLPQTCQADYLAYLDDDVLLPRDWLARYLQDLEEWPEVVCVGPQCLNPGTPSTIQYIWRNFERFGDHSVRFTNNCPQFMDFGQYNAPRPCLSVMGCCHLFDMRKITALNVPDFDIRFTPTQVDDLEHDMQIWKAGGQVLFNGQVRVIHRQDTGRRSQLSRAALGNIHGNHRKMEAKWSGEDLKAVDLAVRKADDAWYRKGFEHVRNLFPQEVGTIPRSYCLQGQSR; via the coding sequence ATGCCCCACGACATCACCACCATCCTCAGACAGCACCGTAGTTTCGGCTATCCGGACCCAACCTGGTTCATCTGGGCCGCGAACCAAATATTCCAGGGCCTCTCCAGGATACCCGAGAAAGGCCAGCCCTCCCTTGAGCAGCAGGCAGGACTGCCCATTGCCATGGGCATGCTGCGCCAAGCCGCGATTTTTTCACCCTATGACCGCAATCTCTTCGCCCTGCTCTTCCAATTGCACGCGGTTCAGCCAGAATCCACATCTTTGACATCCTGGCATCGCTGGGCTGACGGTCAAGTCCGCGACCTGGGCCTCTGCCCGCATCCTCAGGCCGTCACGGCCGTGGAATCCCTTGGGGGCGAACTGGATGGCATGCTTGATCGTTTACAACAGGTTCCGCCTGTACCGGAGTACTTCCTGTTGCTTCAGGAACTGTGGAGGCTGGGCGAAACAAATCCTCTCCTGGAGCATATCCAGCGTTTCATGCACCTGCCCGGTGCCGCGCCCGCCTGCCCGGTTCTGGCCCTGGCCGCGTGGCGGGCCGGAGCAATCGATCTGGCCAGGCATTTGCGCAATCAATCGCCGCCCTGCTTTCTCATCCACCTCATGGAAGCGGAGCTGGCCTGGGATCGCGGTGATGTAGATACGGCCGAAAAGTACTGGCTGGACAGCCTGAACCTGGAACCTCTCCAGCCGACTCTGATTCTGAAACTTTCATCAGCTCGCCGCCCCCCACCGTCCCCCGCCCTGACGCAAGAAGCCAGGGTTCATGTGGCCTTCTATACCTTCAACAAGCTGAACATCACCCTGGAAACCCTGCAAAGCCTCCTGGAATCAAACATCGGCAACGCCGGGATCACCCTGTTGAATAATGGATCGACCCAGTTTTCGCCGGAGGAGCTTGCAGCAGGAGTGGATGCCGTACGCCAGGGCCGTCCGGTGGATCTGCTTCACCTCCCGACCAACATCGGCGCTCCGGCGGCCCGCAACTGGCTGCGCACCCTGCCGCAAACCTGTCAGGCCGACTATCTGGCGTATCTGGATGACGACGTGCTGCTTCCCAGGGATTGGCTGGCAAGGTATCTCCAAGATCTTGAAGAATGGCCCGAAGTGGTCTGCGTCGGCCCACAGTGCCTCAACCCGGGCACCCCTTCCACGATCCAGTACATCTGGCGCAATTTTGAACGCTTCGGCGACCACAGCGTCCGCTTCACCAACAACTGCCCGCAGTTCATGGATTTCGGGCAATACAACGCCCCCCGACCCTGCTTGTCCGTCATGGGCTGCTGCCATCTTTTTGACATGCGCAAAATCACGGCCTTGAACGTCCCGGACTTCGACATCCGGTTCACGCCCACCCAGGTGGATGACCTGGAGCACGACATGCAGATCTGGAAGGCGGGCGGGCAAGTGCTGTTCAATGGCCAGGTGCGCGTCATTCACCGGCAGGACACTGGACGACGCTCCCAACTGTCCCGAGCGGCTCTCGGCAATATCCACGGCAATCACCGCAAGATGGAGGCAAAATGGTCGGGAGAGGATCTGAAGGCGGTGGATTTGGCGGTCAGGAAGGCGGATGATGCATGGTACAGGAAAGGCTTCGAACATGTCCGAAACCTTTTCCCGCAAGAGGTTGGTACGATTCCGCGAAGCTATTGCCTCCAGGGGCAGTCTCGATGA
- a CDS encoding RNA-binding domain-containing protein, which translates to MNLPQSENQYVEFKSEKVAAEELAEEIVAFANGEGGEIWLGVEDDGQVSGLSRSYEEDVMNICRGSVRPPLTPEYAEFVVDAKTVARIIIPKGPDRPYATSRDRYLVRVGSTKRIASREELIRLFQASGFFHYDLVPLNQARTTHLDYSAIEEYFSRYRISFSGESEDEKARLLAAGDITDANGKPTVGGLLVFGISPENILHQAGIAFAHFNGQELGAELLDKKMFGGSLPRQVDNALAAIKANIPIGSTIAGSRRMDAPHYPDKVFRELLVNAVVHRNYSISGSQIRVFLFVDRIVFLSPGRLPNTVTIEKLSVGTSFARNPLLVRLMENLGYMDRLGRGLPMVCQEARKLNKSVTFEEAGEMFRVALQL; encoded by the coding sequence ATGAACCTGCCGCAATCGGAAAACCAGTATGTGGAATTCAAATCCGAAAAGGTTGCCGCAGAGGAACTGGCCGAGGAAATCGTGGCCTTTGCCAATGGCGAGGGCGGGGAAATCTGGCTGGGGGTGGAGGACGACGGCCAGGTGTCCGGCCTGTCCCGCTCGTATGAAGAAGACGTCATGAACATCTGCCGCGGCAGCGTCAGGCCGCCCTTGACCCCGGAATACGCCGAGTTCGTCGTTGACGCCAAAACAGTGGCCCGGATCATCATCCCCAAGGGCCCGGACCGTCCCTACGCCACATCCCGCGACCGCTATCTGGTCAGGGTCGGTTCCACCAAACGGATAGCCTCTCGCGAGGAACTGATTCGCCTTTTCCAGGCCTCGGGCTTTTTTCACTACGACCTGGTCCCCCTGAATCAGGCCCGCACGACTCACCTGGATTACTCAGCCATCGAGGAATATTTTTCCCGGTACCGGATCAGTTTCAGCGGGGAAAGCGAAGACGAAAAAGCACGCCTGCTCGCCGCCGGCGACATCACCGACGCAAACGGCAAACCCACCGTGGGCGGGCTGCTGGTCTTCGGCATCAGCCCGGAAAACATCCTGCACCAGGCCGGAATCGCCTTTGCCCACTTCAACGGACAGGAATTGGGAGCGGAACTGTTGGACAAGAAGATGTTTGGCGGCAGCCTGCCGCGTCAGGTGGATAACGCCCTGGCCGCGATCAAGGCCAATATCCCCATTGGCTCGACCATCGCCGGCTCCCGCCGGATGGACGCCCCCCACTACCCGGATAAGGTGTTCCGGGAGCTTCTGGTCAATGCCGTGGTCCACCGCAACTACAGCATCAGCGGCTCCCAGATCCGGGTCTTCCTCTTTGTGGATCGGATCGTATTCCTAAGCCCCGGACGGCTACCGAACACCGTGACCATCGAAAAGCTCTCCGTTGGAACCAGCTTCGCCCGCAACCCGCTCCTGGTCCGGCTGATGGAAAACCTGGGCTACATGGACCGGTTGGGGCGCGGATTGCCCATGGTCTGCCAGGAGGCTCGGAAATTGAATAAGTCGGTTACGTTTGAGGAGGCCGGGGAGATGTTTCGCGTGGCTCTGCAACTCTAA
- a CDS encoding helix-turn-helix domain-containing protein, with protein sequence MQAATKKPRTEPDMMTLRLRVHRDNVEKIREYARIVESGDERTYTLGEVFPEYQGKEGRTALRAYRNRESLTQAELARMTGIPQHQISEMETGKRTIGKERARKLAQALNVSDFRFFL encoded by the coding sequence ATGCAGGCAGCCACGAAAAAGCCCCGCACTGAACCGGACATGATGACGTTGCGGTTGCGCGTACACCGGGACAATGTGGAAAAAATCCGAGAGTACGCCAGGATTGTCGAGTCAGGTGATGAGCGGACCTATACCCTGGGCGAAGTCTTCCCCGAGTATCAGGGCAAGGAAGGCCGGACAGCGCTGCGCGCTTATCGGAACAGAGAAAGTCTGACCCAGGCGGAGCTGGCCCGGATGACCGGAATCCCACAACATCAGATCAGTGAAATGGAAACCGGGAAACGGACCATCGGCAAGGAGCGTGCGCGCAAACTGGCGCAGGCATTGAATGTCTCGGATTTCCGGTTTTTTTTGTGA
- a CDS encoding AAA family ATPase has protein sequence MITRKPFYYGGVVADAHFCNRLGEISELIADIDTGLNVLLYAPRRFGKTSLVLNALGRTKHAYVFLDLMGIVDEREFINEYFNAVSKSLTSTADKAVNLFKKILGLKPNISVDFDASGNPSFRLGLLPGESKNVLKEVLDLPYKYAQYRNQKVVVVFDEFQEVVNLGIAEKLRSVLQHHGDSVSYIFLGSKKSIMKNLFFDKNKPFYKSVKHLPIDKISDQDWRQYIRQGFASHQKQIDDEAIDTILGISKGFPYYTQQIANEIFGMTEDKVEPGMVQAAITSILGKEEDLFLSEWERLSQLQKKALKLLIHASGVNIYAKETMARFSFTSSALKKAVEGLLAKDVIDHRASKYYFQDPLFEFWLRRLS, from the coding sequence ATGATAACACGAAAACCCTTCTATTACGGCGGCGTTGTTGCGGATGCGCATTTTTGCAACCGGCTTGGCGAGATCAGTGAACTCATCGCGGATATTGATACCGGGCTGAATGTGTTGTTGTACGCCCCGCGAAGATTTGGAAAAACCTCTCTGGTGTTGAACGCTCTTGGTCGGACGAAACACGCATATGTTTTCCTGGACCTGATGGGCATCGTGGATGAGCGAGAGTTTATCAATGAATACTTCAACGCCGTTTCCAAAAGCCTGACCAGCACCGCGGACAAGGCCGTCAACCTTTTCAAGAAAATCCTGGGCCTCAAGCCGAACATCTCCGTGGATTTTGACGCAAGCGGGAACCCCAGTTTTCGGCTTGGCCTGCTCCCCGGCGAATCAAAAAACGTGCTGAAAGAGGTGCTGGATCTTCCCTATAAGTACGCCCAATACCGGAACCAAAAGGTTGTTGTCGTGTTTGACGAGTTCCAGGAAGTAGTCAATTTGGGCATTGCGGAGAAGTTACGATCCGTGTTGCAGCACCATGGCGACAGTGTTTCGTATATTTTTCTGGGCAGTAAAAAATCCATCATGAAAAACCTGTTTTTTGATAAAAACAAGCCCTTTTACAAGTCGGTGAAACACCTCCCCATTGACAAAATTTCCGATCAAGACTGGCGGCAATATATCAGACAAGGGTTTGCGTCCCACCAGAAACAGATTGACGACGAAGCCATCGACACAATCTTGGGTATCTCCAAAGGGTTCCCGTATTATACCCAGCAGATCGCCAACGAGATTTTCGGCATGACCGAAGACAAGGTGGAGCCAGGGATGGTCCAGGCAGCCATTACCAGTATTTTGGGCAAGGAAGAGGATCTCTTTCTCAGCGAGTGGGAGCGTCTCAGCCAGCTCCAGAAGAAAGCCCTGAAGCTGCTGATCCATGCAAGCGGAGTCAATATCTACGCCAAAGAGACCATGGCGCGCTTCAGTTTCACCAGTTCGGCGCTCAAAAAGGCGGTTGAAGGCCTGCTTGCCAAGGATGTCATCGATCACAGAGCGAGCAAGTATTATTTCCAGGATCCCTTGTTTGAATTCTGGCTGCGGCGGTTGTCATAG
- a CDS encoding ATP-binding protein gives MTYIKRDMEEYLISMSKKFPVVTLTGPRQSGKSTLARKVFPEKHYVSCEDPDTLLFARQDPRGFLKTYENAVIDEAQKVPEIFSYIQTVVDQRDEPGQFILTGSSDFLLFEKISQSLAGRTAVLRLLPFSLGEIFPSHPREDYEDYLFTGFYPRIYKMGIPAQDFYPGYVQTYVERDVRTLKNISDLGQFQLFLRLCAGRTGQLLNMSALANECGISHTTVKSWVSLLEAGYIVFLLRPYHQNFGKRLVKMPKLYFYDPGLAAYLLEIQSPEQLHTHYLKGALFESLVIVELIKKRYNQGKQVNCYFWRDKTGNEVDCLIDLGNSQLPLEIKAGRTVSPDFFKGLEYYAKLAGDSAARPCVVYGGNASQTRSNADVISWNKITELIG, from the coding sequence ATGACCTATATCAAGCGGGACATGGAAGAGTATCTCATCTCCATGTCCAAAAAATTTCCAGTGGTTACCCTGACCGGGCCAAGGCAGTCCGGCAAATCGACTCTGGCCCGCAAAGTGTTTCCGGAAAAACACTACGTCTCTTGCGAAGACCCAGACACACTGCTCTTTGCCCGACAAGATCCGCGCGGTTTCTTGAAGACCTATGAAAACGCGGTCATTGACGAGGCCCAGAAGGTTCCCGAGATCTTTTCCTATATCCAGACCGTGGTGGATCAGCGGGATGAACCCGGGCAATTCATCCTCACCGGCTCCAGTGACTTTTTGCTCTTTGAAAAGATCAGCCAGTCTCTTGCCGGAAGAACCGCCGTGCTCAGGCTTCTTCCTTTTTCCCTGGGCGAAATATTCCCATCCCATCCTCGCGAGGATTATGAGGACTATCTGTTCACCGGCTTTTATCCCCGGATCTACAAAATGGGCATCCCGGCGCAGGACTTTTATCCCGGCTATGTCCAGACCTATGTTGAGCGAGATGTGCGGACGCTCAAAAACATCTCCGACCTCGGGCAGTTCCAGCTTTTTCTCAGATTGTGCGCGGGCAGGACCGGGCAGCTCCTGAACATGTCCGCTCTGGCCAATGAGTGCGGAATATCGCATACCACGGTAAAATCGTGGGTATCTCTCCTGGAAGCAGGCTACATTGTTTTTCTGCTCCGCCCGTATCATCAGAATTTCGGCAAGAGACTGGTCAAGATGCCCAAGCTGTATTTTTATGATCCGGGCCTTGCGGCATATCTCCTGGAAATCCAAAGTCCGGAACAACTCCACACCCATTACCTGAAAGGCGCCTTGTTCGAATCCCTGGTAATCGTTGAGTTGATCAAGAAACGGTACAACCAGGGCAAGCAGGTGAATTGCTATTTTTGGAGAGATAAAACCGGAAACGAGGTGGACTGTCTTATCGACCTGGGAAATTCTCAGCTTCCCCTGGAAATCAAGGCCGGCCGAACAGTGTCCCCGGACTTCTTCAAGGGATTGGAGTATTATGCAAAGCTGGCAGGGGATTCGGCGGCCAGGCCCTGTGTCGTGTATGGCGGCAACGCAAGCCAGACCAGGAGCAATGCCGATGTGATTTCATGGAACAAGATCACAGAATTGATTGGCTGA
- a CDS encoding type II toxin-antitoxin system Phd/YefM family antitoxin, giving the protein MGEFDMESVGIRKFKENMGHYVELLKSGQDIILTDRKKQIARITPAGIPATEEAIRQMVMDGKANWGGGRPQALQGRVKVEGKGVADAVVEGRR; this is encoded by the coding sequence ATGGGAGAGTTTGATATGGAATCCGTGGGCATACGCAAGTTCAAGGAAAATATGGGGCATTACGTGGAGTTGTTGAAAAGCGGTCAGGACATCATCCTCACGGATCGCAAGAAGCAGATTGCCAGGATCACACCCGCCGGCATCCCCGCCACCGAGGAAGCCATTCGCCAGATGGTCATGGACGGCAAGGCGAACTGGGGCGGCGGCAGGCCGCAAGCGCTCCAAGGCCGCGTTAAAGTCGAGGGCAAAGGGGTTGCCGACGCGGTTGTCGAGGGCAGGCGGTGA
- a CDS encoding type II toxin-antitoxin system VapC family toxin codes for MILYLDTSSLVKLYVEEEGSEQVALLVESASYCATSIVAYAEARAAFARRFREQAFTLGDYQQIKSALKKDWSRYVVLALDFSLATQAGELAEKYALRGFDSIHLASAISLRDQVASPVVFSAWDARLLSAAKAEGLEGWFRIG; via the coding sequence ATGATCCTCTATCTGGACACCAGCAGCTTGGTGAAGCTCTATGTCGAGGAAGAGGGCTCGGAACAGGTCGCATTGCTTGTGGAATCCGCTTCGTACTGCGCGACATCAATTGTTGCCTATGCCGAAGCACGGGCTGCTTTTGCCAGGAGGTTTCGAGAACAGGCATTTACTTTGGGAGATTATCAGCAAATCAAGTCTGCCCTGAAAAAAGACTGGAGCCGATATGTCGTGCTCGCCCTTGATTTCAGTCTGGCCACCCAGGCCGGAGAACTTGCGGAAAAGTATGCCTTGAGGGGGTTCGACTCCATCCACCTCGCCTCCGCGATTAGTTTGCGCGACCAAGTTGCCTCTCCTGTCGTCTTCTCTGCCTGGGATGCTCGTTTGCTGTCCGCGGCAAAAGCCGAGGGACTTGAGGGGTGGTTCAGGATTGGGTGA
- a CDS encoding glycosyltransferase translates to MHQHPTILDHISWLHRFQGYFDPGHAVWAAQKLLDGLDPSRDPQSAARIDLAAGLLRQALILNPCDPNVRGLLGQLLPMSGSSPDFQAWFDALPQVSSELTMEQAHPLIEQCGDDPAHLGQVLTTSGEPLLRFLGLTKFWQWGEKEWFEKWTERFSQGPYGPATAPLLAWAAWKSGDQDRTREMLSQGPESFLSLNLRAELALQEGASDTARMFWLRSLAWEPHQPHLRYRLWELDQPKPDPNLVERTKVHIGFYTFNKLETTLRTLESLLASRIGPAHTTLLNNGSTAFSPEELDGAVLAVAQGRAVNVIHLPVNIGAPAARNWLYTLPETREADYLAYLDDDVLLPRDWLACYLQDFQLFPKAVVVGPKGVNPGKIRTIQYVYRYFQETGDKTIRFTNNAPLFMDLGQFDSRRPCLSVMGCCHLFDLKKWNRLNLPGFDVRFSPSQVDDLEHDIQIWKAGGQAMYDGRVEVIHLQDAGRQAQKSKASWAHVWGNHMKMEHKFTERELAEIDRESRGADQAFWRETVGQ, encoded by the coding sequence ATGCACCAACACCCGACCATCCTCGACCACATCTCCTGGCTGCATCGTTTCCAGGGCTATTTCGATCCCGGCCATGCGGTCTGGGCCGCGCAGAAACTCCTGGATGGCCTGGATCCGTCCCGGGATCCCCAGTCCGCCGCCCGCATCGATCTGGCCGCCGGATTGTTGCGCCAGGCCCTGATCCTGAACCCTTGCGACCCCAATGTTCGCGGATTGCTGGGCCAGCTCTTGCCCATGTCCGGATCGTCCCCGGACTTTCAGGCCTGGTTCGACGCCCTGCCCCAGGTCTCCTCGGAGTTGACCATGGAGCAGGCCCATCCGCTCATCGAGCAGTGCGGCGACGATCCGGCGCACCTGGGGCAGGTTCTGACAACCTCGGGCGAGCCGTTGCTCCGGTTTCTGGGGCTGACGAAATTCTGGCAATGGGGGGAAAAGGAGTGGTTCGAAAAGTGGACCGAACGGTTCAGCCAGGGCCCGTATGGCCCGGCAACGGCCCCGCTCCTGGCCTGGGCGGCCTGGAAATCCGGCGATCAGGACCGGACCCGCGAAATGCTGAGCCAAGGGCCGGAGAGCTTTCTCAGCCTGAACCTGCGCGCCGAATTGGCCCTTCAAGAAGGCGCATCAGACACGGCCCGAATGTTCTGGCTGCGCTCCCTGGCCTGGGAACCGCACCAGCCGCACCTGCGCTACCGGCTCTGGGAGCTGGACCAGCCGAAACCCGATCCGAATCTGGTTGAAAGGACCAAGGTGCACATCGGCTTCTATACCTTCAACAAGTTGGAAACCACCCTGCGCACCCTGGAAAGCCTCCTGGCCTCGCGCATCGGCCCGGCCCACACCACCCTGCTGAACAACGGCTCCACGGCCTTCAGCCCGGAAGAGCTGGACGGCGCGGTTCTGGCCGTTGCCCAGGGTCGGGCCGTAAACGTGATCCACCTGCCCGTAAACATCGGTGCCCCGGCGGCCCGCAACTGGCTGTACACCCTGCCGGAAACCCGGGAAGCCGACTACCTGGCCTACCTGGACGACGACGTCCTCCTGCCCCGGGACTGGCTGGCCTGCTATCTCCAGGATTTTCAGCTCTTTCCCAAGGCCGTGGTCGTGGGCCCCAAGGGCGTCAACCCTGGCAAGATCCGAACCATCCAATACGTGTACCGCTATTTCCAGGAAACCGGGGACAAAACCATCCGCTTCACCAACAACGCCCCCCTGTTCATGGATCTGGGCCAGTTCGACTCCCGCCGCCCCTGTCTGTCGGTCATGGGTTGCTGTCATCTTTTCGACCTGAAAAAATGGAACCGCCTGAACCTCCCCGGCTTTGACGTCCGCTTCTCCCCTTCCCAGGTGGATGACCTGGAACACGACATCCAGATCTGGAAAGCCGGAGGGCAAGCCATGTACGACGGTCGGGTGGAGGTGATCCACCTCCAGGACGCCGGCAGACAGGCCCAGAAATCCAAGGCTTCCTGGGCTCATGTCTGGGGCAACCACATGAAGATGGAGCACAAATTTACGGAACGCGAACTGGCGGAGATTGATCGGGAATCACGCGGAGCGGATCAGGCTTTCTGGAGGGAAACGGTAGGGCAGTAA
- a CDS encoding nucleotidyltransferase domain-containing protein, with translation MRLHPDQIESIREVVLTRDPTARIFLFGSRLDDKQRGGDVDLLVLS, from the coding sequence ATGCGCTTACACCCAGACCAGATCGAAAGCATCCGGGAAGTCGTCCTGACTCGTGATCCAACGGCACGCATCTTTCTTTTCGGATCGCGTCTCGATGACAAGCAGCGCGGCGGGGACGTTGACTTGCTGGTTTTGTCGTAA
- a CDS encoding nucleotidyltransferase domain-containing protein, translating into MRLDASQIERILNIVSAHAGSHSRVSIYGSRLDDSAKGGDIDLFIETASPLPRWEQARLLADLEHELGLPVDILVKYVHDPDTPFESMTKARAVALNPAAS; encoded by the coding sequence ATGCGTCTGGACGCATCACAAATTGAACGGATCCTGAACATCGTTTCCGCTCATGCCGGAAGCCACAGTCGCGTCTCCATATACGGCTCCCGGCTTGACGACAGCGCCAAGGGGGGTGACATTGATCTTTTCATCGAAACCGCCTCCCCCCTGCCGCGCTGGGAACAGGCCCGCTTGCTGGCCGATCTCGAACACGAACTTGGCCTGCCGGTGGATATTCTCGTGAAGTACGTCCATGATCCGGACACCCCTTTTGAATCGATGACCAAAGCCCGGGCTGTGGCCCTGAATCCGGCCGCCTCATGA